Proteins encoded within one genomic window of Candidatus Brevundimonas colombiensis:
- a CDS encoding TonB-dependent receptor — protein sequence MKTQSKFALMAGAATAVLMISTAAAAQQTPPPSPSTDDDAQTAQVEDIVVVGSQIRGASTTAALPVTVVTQEEIVATGAVSGDDLLRSIPQMGDVMFSSANNPQTSNAARGDVNSVNLRSLGVGNTLVLLNGRRIVQHPTSQGTSDTGTVPVLSYNSNAIPVSGLERLEVLLDGAAAIYGADAVAGVVNTVLREDFDGLEMKAQYGGAEGTHRREFTLGLFAGKDFERGNLSGFLDYTNRTAQQASDEPYTASDDRRSLFANVPGYENSTDADGRSSYTPWANFLTPFQVKRGSTNLTTGAGAFHNQPSSYGCTAPVGGDVCLASGNISYTNSRELRYDGARGTTQSPDIERLNLFVSGHYDLDNGVTAFGELGYYTATTQNIQPPTILLNQLWIPASNYWNPFGPVTFADGTRNPNRLSGLTNVPVAGTPVKLVRYRFNDLGAQVVDVDNWQSRFLGGLRGEWRGFDWESALLYSEAEATDSSNAVNLTALQANLALSTPDAYNPFSGGCVNDTNYGDCTPSSQAAIDAITTDLTRVSKTTLALWDFKVSRPDVFTLPGGPVGMALGVEARRETQRDDRDADLDGTNVFRDSVSGDVSQSNIAAVSSNPDTYGKREVYSAYIEFAVPVVSPEMNIPLVRSLDLQLAGRYEHYSDFGDVAKPKIAMAWDVIEGVRIRGSYSEGFRAPNLEQTNAAQYGRLATTNDYVRCEAQLRKNPNFKFNECSQPASASLLVSGNPDLQPEESTNQSIGLVLQPWFIPEQFGRFTFTVDRWKIEQEKIVGLLGAQPNVVLDYLNILQGTRNPNVTRAPVNADDIALFDGTGITPVGQIVSISDQFINLLPQTVEGVDIGMQWRLRGTPWGNFRASLNAAHLTKFDRSPGALVDSLFEARQAGLINALTPLPLSQTLLARNGRPEWRVTGSFTWSQGPWQVGAFTQYNSAVTETGFLSAQGDSWQVDSQITANLYGQYEFGKAAGFASDATIRVGARNITDEQPPLTSSGYLGALYNPYGRYWYVNVSKTF from the coding sequence ATGAAGACCCAATCCAAGTTCGCCTTGATGGCGGGCGCGGCCACGGCCGTACTGATGATCTCGACCGCCGCCGCCGCGCAGCAGACGCCGCCGCCATCGCCATCTACCGACGACGACGCGCAGACGGCCCAGGTCGAGGATATCGTCGTTGTCGGCTCTCAGATCCGCGGCGCCTCGACCACGGCGGCCCTGCCGGTGACGGTCGTCACCCAGGAAGAGATCGTCGCCACCGGCGCGGTCAGCGGCGACGACCTGCTGCGCTCCATTCCCCAGATGGGCGACGTGATGTTTTCCAGCGCCAATAATCCGCAGACGTCCAATGCGGCGCGCGGCGACGTCAACTCGGTCAACCTGCGCTCGCTGGGCGTGGGCAACACCCTGGTCCTGCTGAACGGCCGCCGCATCGTTCAGCACCCCACCAGCCAGGGTACGTCGGACACCGGCACGGTGCCGGTCCTGAGCTATAACTCCAACGCCATTCCCGTGTCGGGGCTGGAGCGGCTGGAGGTGCTGCTGGACGGGGCGGCGGCCATCTATGGCGCGGACGCGGTCGCAGGCGTGGTCAATACGGTGCTGCGCGAGGATTTCGACGGGCTGGAGATGAAGGCCCAATACGGCGGCGCCGAGGGCACCCATCGTCGCGAGTTCACCCTGGGCCTGTTCGCCGGCAAGGATTTCGAGCGCGGCAATCTGTCGGGCTTCCTGGACTACACCAACCGCACGGCCCAGCAGGCCAGCGACGAACCCTATACCGCCAGCGACGACCGTCGCAGCCTGTTCGCCAATGTGCCGGGCTATGAGAATTCGACCGACGCGGATGGTCGCTCATCCTACACCCCTTGGGCGAACTTCCTGACGCCGTTCCAGGTGAAGCGCGGATCGACCAATCTGACGACCGGCGCCGGGGCCTTCCATAATCAGCCGTCCAGCTATGGCTGCACGGCGCCCGTGGGCGGCGATGTCTGTCTGGCCAGCGGCAACATCAGCTACACCAACTCGCGCGAGCTGCGTTACGACGGCGCGCGCGGCACGACCCAGTCCCCGGACATCGAGCGATTGAACCTGTTCGTGTCTGGTCACTATGATCTCGACAACGGCGTCACCGCATTTGGCGAGTTGGGCTATTACACGGCGACCACCCAGAATATTCAGCCGCCGACCATTCTGCTGAACCAACTGTGGATTCCGGCCAGCAACTATTGGAATCCGTTCGGGCCGGTGACTTTCGCCGATGGCACGCGCAACCCCAATCGTCTGTCGGGGCTGACCAATGTTCCCGTCGCCGGGACGCCGGTGAAGCTGGTGCGCTATCGGTTCAACGACCTGGGCGCCCAGGTCGTGGACGTGGACAACTGGCAGTCCCGGTTCCTGGGCGGCCTGCGCGGCGAATGGCGCGGCTTCGACTGGGAAAGCGCGCTGCTGTATTCGGAGGCCGAGGCGACGGACAGCTCCAACGCCGTCAACCTGACCGCGCTGCAGGCCAATCTGGCCCTGTCGACGCCGGACGCCTACAATCCGTTCAGCGGCGGGTGCGTGAACGACACCAACTATGGCGACTGCACCCCCAGCTCCCAGGCAGCCATCGACGCCATCACCACCGATCTGACACGCGTGTCCAAGACGACGCTGGCGCTGTGGGATTTCAAGGTCAGCCGGCCGGACGTCTTCACCCTGCCGGGCGGGCCTGTCGGCATGGCCCTGGGGGTCGAGGCGCGCCGGGAAACCCAGCGTGACGACCGCGACGCCGATCTGGACGGGACCAATGTCTTCCGCGACAGCGTGTCGGGCGATGTCAGTCAGTCCAATATCGCCGCCGTCAGCTCCAACCCCGACACCTATGGCAAGCGCGAGGTCTATTCGGCCTATATCGAGTTCGCCGTGCCGGTGGTCTCGCCCGAGATGAACATCCCGCTGGTCCGCAGCCTGGATCTGCAACTGGCCGGTCGTTACGAACACTATTCCGACTTCGGCGACGTGGCCAAACCCAAGATCGCCATGGCGTGGGACGTGATTGAGGGGGTGCGTATCCGGGGTTCGTATTCCGAAGGCTTCCGCGCGCCGAACCTGGAGCAGACTAATGCAGCCCAGTATGGCCGCCTGGCCACGACCAACGACTATGTGCGGTGCGAGGCGCAGCTTCGGAAGAATCCCAACTTCAAGTTCAACGAGTGTTCGCAGCCCGCCAGCGCGTCATTGCTGGTGTCGGGCAATCCCGATCTGCAACCCGAGGAAAGCACCAACCAATCCATCGGCCTGGTGCTGCAACCCTGGTTCATTCCCGAGCAGTTCGGTCGTTTCACCTTCACCGTCGATCGCTGGAAGATCGAGCAGGAGAAGATCGTCGGCCTGCTGGGGGCGCAGCCCAATGTGGTGCTCGATTATCTGAACATCCTGCAGGGCACGCGAAACCCGAACGTGACCCGCGCGCCCGTCAACGCCGACGATATCGCCTTGTTCGACGGCACGGGCATCACGCCTGTCGGACAGATCGTCTCGATCAGCGATCAGTTCATCAATCTGCTGCCGCAGACGGTCGAAGGCGTCGACATCGGGATGCAATGGCGACTGCGCGGCACGCCGTGGGGCAACTTCCGCGCCAGCCTGAACGCCGCGCATCTGACGAAGTTCGATCGGTCGCCGGGCGCCCTGGTGGACTCGCTGTTCGAAGCGCGCCAGGCGGGGCTGATCAACGCCCTGACGCCTCTGCCTTTGTCGCAGACCCTCCTGGCCCGCAACGGCCGGCCGGAATGGCGAGTGACGGGCTCCTTCACCTGGTCGCAAGGTCCGTGGCAGGTCGGCGCCTTCACCCAGTACAACAGCGCCGTGACCGAAACCGGCTTCTTGAGCGCCCAGGGCGATTCCTGGCAGGTCGACAGCCAGATCACGGCCAATCTGTACGGCCAGTATGAGTTCGGGAAAGCCGCCGGTTTCGCCTCGGACGCCACCATCCGCGTCGGCGCGCGCAACATAACCGACGAGCAGCCTCCGTTGACTTCGTCGGGCTATCTGGGTGCGCTCTACAATCCCTATGGCCGCTACTGGTACGTCAACGTCTCCAAGACGTTCTGA
- a CDS encoding alkaline phosphatase D family protein — protein sequence MKLDRRSLLGLMGAGAATPALAQGAATGRVAFLHGVASGDPDTRSAVFWTRVTPADGASGDVAVVLEVARDADFRDIVRRAAGLQASAERDFTVKHDLDGQGLAPGQDYFYRFVAGEVVSPVGRVRTLPEGATPELTLGVVSCQLYPGGLFNAYDALSKLERLDAIVHLGDYIYEYGAAAGDYGMTSGAALNRAPQPPHEIVTLADYRTRHAQCKTDPDLQAAHARAPFICVWDDHEVANDTWMTGAENHQPATEGDFATRKAAALRAYYEWMPIREPKAGTLKEAINRSFDFGDLASLTMVETRLLARGQQMTFDDIPKTAEGAPDVAAFEALRQAPDRDLLGEAQRRWVGETLSRSKAAGRPWQIIGNQVIMARVKGPDITRMMPAEQVQQMVASLPADVRPQVEAAIQLFKLGLPFNLDSWDGYPAGRERLYETFADAGLSPVVLAGDSHAFWVNELYDNAGARRAVEFGTSSISSPSPGDHVGGLPLGVALSAANPEVKFCDQTAKGYILLNITRERMTGELWAVSTIMAKPYELKRLKAFVVTPEGDLTEA from the coding sequence ATGAAACTGGATCGCCGCAGTCTCCTGGGTCTGATGGGGGCGGGGGCTGCAACGCCCGCCCTGGCGCAGGGCGCCGCCACCGGCCGGGTCGCCTTCCTGCACGGGGTGGCCAGCGGCGATCCTGACACCCGTTCGGCCGTCTTCTGGACGCGCGTCACCCCGGCCGATGGGGCGAGCGGCGACGTGGCCGTGGTGCTGGAGGTGGCGCGCGATGCCGACTTCCGCGACATCGTTCGCCGCGCCGCGGGTCTGCAGGCGTCGGCCGAGCGGGATTTCACCGTCAAACATGACCTGGACGGGCAGGGCCTGGCGCCGGGTCAGGACTATTTCTACCGCTTCGTCGCGGGCGAGGTCGTCTCGCCGGTCGGACGGGTGCGGACGCTGCCGGAAGGGGCGACGCCGGAGCTGACGCTGGGCGTGGTGTCGTGCCAGCTCTATCCGGGCGGCCTGTTCAACGCCTATGACGCCTTGTCCAAACTCGAACGTCTGGACGCGATCGTGCACCTGGGCGACTATATCTATGAATACGGGGCGGCGGCCGGGGATTACGGCATGACCTCGGGGGCGGCGCTGAACCGCGCGCCTCAGCCGCCGCATGAGATCGTGACCCTGGCCGACTATCGGACGCGTCACGCCCAGTGCAAGACCGATCCCGACCTGCAGGCCGCTCACGCCCGCGCGCCGTTCATCTGCGTGTGGGACGATCACGAGGTGGCCAACGACACCTGGATGACGGGGGCGGAAAACCATCAGCCCGCGACCGAAGGCGATTTCGCCACGCGCAAGGCCGCCGCGCTTCGCGCCTACTATGAATGGATGCCGATCCGCGAGCCCAAGGCGGGAACGCTGAAGGAGGCGATCAACCGCAGCTTCGATTTTGGCGATCTGGCCAGTCTGACGATGGTCGAGACGCGGCTGCTGGCGCGGGGCCAGCAGATGACCTTCGATGATATTCCCAAGACGGCCGAGGGCGCGCCGGACGTCGCGGCGTTCGAGGCCCTGCGCCAGGCGCCCGATCGCGACCTGCTGGGCGAGGCGCAGCGGCGATGGGTCGGCGAGACGCTGAGCCGATCCAAGGCGGCGGGCCGTCCGTGGCAGATCATCGGCAATCAGGTGATCATGGCGCGGGTCAAGGGACCGGACATCACGCGCATGATGCCGGCCGAGCAGGTGCAGCAGATGGTCGCCAGCCTGCCCGCCGACGTGCGGCCCCAGGTCGAGGCGGCGATCCAGCTGTTCAAGCTGGGCCTGCCGTTCAATTTGGACAGCTGGGACGGTTATCCGGCCGGGCGCGAGCGTCTGTACGAGACCTTTGCGGACGCGGGCTTGTCGCCGGTCGTGCTGGCGGGCGACAGCCACGCCTTCTGGGTCAACGAACTGTACGACAACGCCGGTGCGCGGCGGGCGGTGGAGTTCGGGACCTCCTCGATCTCCAGCCCGTCGCCGGGCGATCATGTCGGCGGTCTGCCGTTAGGCGTGGCGCTGTCGGCGGCCAACCCCGAGGTCAAGTTCTGCGACCAGACGGCCAAGGGCTATATTCTGCTGAACATCACGCGCGAGCGGATGACGGGCGAGCTGTGGGCTGTGTCCACCATCATGGCCAAGCCCTATGAGCTGAAGCGGCTGAAAGCCTTCGTCGTCACGCCGGAAGGCGATCTGACGGAAGCCTGA
- a CDS encoding TonB-dependent receptor translates to MFKTTLKARLLAAATLTGVTMGATAVWAQEAAPVSTVDEVIVTAQLREQKTIDVPFALTAYSGQFLENLGIQEFDQLSAFVPGFLVQNQSPNNPGFVMRGITSDSGSATAEPRVSVFQDGVSISKSRGSYVELFDLERVEVAKGPQSTLYGRGALIGAVNLVQNRARPGMTDAYANIEAGNQGYRMVEGALNLPVGETAGLRLATRLKTRDGSVDNLLGGEDYNSIETRALRLSGAWAPSDAMRFDVIGNYQKDNASGTSFKSIAYAPADPNTGAVLGGKAPWDGAALTPGAAFDGGKALGLDRKVWGVTGLARFNLNADWTLNSTTAYREFTNYETFDADGVSLPILTAAEDTHGEQWSQDLRLGFDNGGRLSGFVGAGWFHEKGYQRTPTQFDERLLLAQLAGLLDGSATTVGDRTLPMAAYPTVAQLALGGLLTPLGAGAFASPIADNLKPAHIETPINNSELTSYDVFADVTYAFTDRFEMSAGVRYTRDDKTTGFASSVQSRSTLGGLLALQAGAIPAGQIPTFLGALANPAYLVLPANLFPLFGLTSQPTANNGDFSYFDSKDDGVTWRVTARYALTDDTNVYANYARGRRPEVVSARPPAAPGGAARFSTVDAETVDSYEVGAKSALMGGRLRLDGAVFFYNYENFQTTVQQGTTFVTTNAGEAKSYGFEGQANFALSPVFDLFATYAYNHSRFENGVYDGNQFRLSPDHAASIGATWRLPTAGGEIEVQPTYTWQSKIFFDDDNDRPDLQTVARGSIIADLIQDEYQDAYGLLNLRVRYTPDGANWGVEAFGDNILDEKYIKDAGNTGDGLGMPTFIAGRPASYGLTFKLKL, encoded by the coding sequence ATGTTCAAGACCACGCTGAAGGCGCGCCTGCTGGCCGCCGCGACCCTGACGGGCGTCACGATGGGCGCAACCGCCGTCTGGGCGCAGGAGGCCGCGCCGGTCAGCACCGTGGACGAGGTGATCGTCACCGCCCAGCTGCGCGAACAGAAGACCATCGACGTGCCCTTCGCCCTGACCGCCTATTCCGGTCAGTTCCTGGAGAACCTGGGCATTCAGGAGTTCGACCAGCTGTCGGCCTTCGTGCCGGGCTTCCTGGTCCAGAACCAGTCGCCGAACAATCCGGGCTTCGTGATGCGCGGCATCACCTCCGACTCTGGATCGGCCACGGCCGAGCCGCGCGTGTCGGTGTTCCAGGACGGGGTGTCGATCTCCAAGTCGCGCGGGTCCTATGTCGAACTGTTCGATCTGGAGCGGGTCGAGGTGGCCAAGGGGCCGCAGTCGACGCTGTACGGACGCGGCGCCCTGATCGGTGCGGTCAATCTGGTGCAGAACCGGGCGCGGCCGGGCATGACCGACGCCTACGCCAATATCGAGGCCGGCAACCAAGGCTATCGGATGGTGGAGGGCGCGCTGAACCTGCCGGTCGGCGAGACCGCGGGCCTGCGTCTGGCCACGCGACTGAAGACCCGCGACGGTTCGGTCGACAACCTGCTGGGCGGCGAGGATTATAACTCCATCGAGACCCGCGCCCTTCGTCTCTCGGGGGCCTGGGCGCCGTCCGACGCCATGCGGTTCGACGTGATCGGCAACTATCAGAAGGACAACGCGTCCGGCACTTCGTTCAAGTCGATCGCCTATGCGCCCGCTGATCCGAACACCGGGGCGGTCCTGGGCGGCAAGGCTCCGTGGGACGGCGCGGCCCTGACGCCGGGGGCGGCCTTCGACGGCGGCAAGGCGCTGGGTCTGGACCGCAAGGTCTGGGGTGTGACGGGTCTGGCGCGGTTCAATCTGAACGCCGACTGGACGCTGAACTCGACCACCGCATACCGCGAGTTCACCAACTACGAGACCTTCGACGCCGACGGCGTTTCCCTGCCGATCCTGACGGCCGCCGAGGACACGCATGGCGAACAATGGAGCCAGGACCTGCGTCTGGGCTTCGATAACGGCGGGCGGCTCAGCGGCTTCGTCGGCGCGGGCTGGTTCCATGAAAAGGGCTATCAGCGCACCCCGACCCAGTTCGACGAACGGCTGCTGCTGGCCCAACTCGCCGGCCTGCTGGACGGTTCGGCGACGACGGTGGGGGATCGCACCCTGCCGATGGCCGCCTATCCGACCGTCGCCCAGCTGGCGCTGGGCGGGCTGCTGACGCCGCTGGGCGCCGGCGCCTTTGCGAGCCCCATCGCCGACAATCTGAAGCCGGCGCACATCGAGACGCCGATCAACAACTCGGAGCTGACGTCCTATGATGTCTTCGCCGATGTGACCTACGCCTTCACCGACCGGTTCGAGATGTCGGCGGGCGTTCGCTACACCCGCGACGACAAGACGACGGGCTTCGCCAGCTCGGTGCAGAGCCGTTCGACCCTGGGCGGTCTGCTGGCGCTGCAGGCAGGCGCGATTCCGGCGGGGCAGATTCCGACCTTCCTGGGCGCCCTGGCCAATCCGGCCTATCTCGTCTTGCCGGCCAACCTGTTCCCGCTGTTCGGTCTGACGTCGCAGCCGACGGCCAATAACGGCGACTTCAGCTATTTCGACTCCAAGGACGACGGCGTGACCTGGCGCGTCACGGCCCGATACGCCCTGACGGACGACACCAATGTCTATGCCAACTATGCGCGTGGCCGCCGTCCCGAAGTCGTCAGCGCCCGCCCGCCAGCGGCGCCGGGCGGGGCTGCCCGCTTCAGCACCGTCGACGCCGAGACGGTCGACAGCTACGAGGTCGGCGCCAAGTCGGCCCTGATGGGCGGACGGCTGCGGCTGGACGGGGCGGTCTTTTTCTACAACTACGAGAACTTCCAGACGACGGTGCAGCAGGGCACGACCTTCGTCACCACCAATGCCGGCGAGGCCAAGTCCTACGGCTTCGAGGGGCAGGCCAACTTCGCCCTGTCGCCCGTGTTCGACCTGTTCGCCACCTACGCCTACAACCATTCGCGGTTCGAGAACGGCGTCTATGACGGCAACCAGTTCCGCCTGTCGCCCGACCATGCCGCCTCGATCGGCGCGACCTGGCGACTGCCCACGGCCGGCGGCGAGATCGAGGTTCAGCCGACCTACACCTGGCAGTCCAAAATCTTCTTCGACGACGACAACGACCGCCCGGACCTGCAGACGGTGGCCCGGGGCTCGATCATCGCCGATCTGATCCAGGATGAATACCAAGACGCCTACGGCCTGCTGAACCTGCGGGTTCGCTACACGCCGGACGGCGCCAACTGGGGCGTGGAAGCCTTTGGCGACAATATTCTGGACGAGAAATACATCAAGGACGCCGGCAATACCGGCGACGGTCTGGGCATGCCGACCTTCATCGCCGGCCGGCCCGCATCATACGGCCTGACGTTCAAGCTGAAGCTCTGA
- a CDS encoding dicarboxylate/amino acid:cation symporter → MPVPSETAPVVRRPFYRHLYFQVLIAIALGALIGHFWPDFGERLKPLGDGFIKLVKMVIAPVIFLTIVTGIAGMRDLGSVGRVAAKAFAYFLVFSTLALIIGLIIANVVRPGHGLNIDPATLNAGAVEQYAAAAHESTIVGFLMGVIPDTLVSAFSTGNILQVLFVSILFGVSLALIGDRAQPVLDLFETLSVAVFKLVAIVMKAAPIGAFGAFAFTIGAYGIASIANLAALIVTFYATAIIFVVGVLGLVGIANGFSILKLIRYLKEELLLVLGTSSSEAALPSLISKMERAGAAKSVVGLVVPTGYSFNLDGTNIYMTMAALFIAQALNIDLTIWQQITLLLVAMLSSKGAAGITGAGFITLAATLSVVPDVPVAGMALILGIDRFMSECRALTNFIGNAVATIVVARWENALDRDALTAALNGQPQPIAAGPDPAAGPGDDLVLAKD, encoded by the coding sequence ATCCCAGTTCCGTCAGAGACCGCGCCGGTGGTGCGTCGGCCGTTCTATCGGCACCTGTATTTCCAGGTGTTGATCGCCATCGCGCTGGGCGCGCTGATCGGCCATTTCTGGCCCGATTTCGGCGAGCGTCTGAAGCCGCTGGGCGACGGCTTCATCAAGCTGGTGAAGATGGTGATCGCGCCGGTGATCTTCCTGACCATCGTGACCGGCATCGCCGGAATGCGCGATCTGGGCAGCGTCGGGCGGGTGGCGGCCAAGGCCTTCGCCTATTTCCTGGTCTTCTCCACCCTGGCCCTGATCATCGGACTGATCATCGCCAATGTCGTGCGGCCCGGCCACGGGCTGAACATCGACCCGGCGACGCTGAACGCGGGCGCGGTGGAGCAATACGCCGCCGCCGCGCATGAAAGCACCATCGTCGGCTTCTTGATGGGGGTCATTCCCGACACGCTGGTCAGCGCCTTTTCGACCGGCAATATCCTGCAGGTGCTGTTCGTCTCCATCCTGTTCGGCGTCTCTCTGGCGTTGATCGGCGATCGCGCCCAGCCTGTGCTCGACCTGTTCGAGACGTTGAGCGTGGCGGTGTTCAAACTGGTGGCCATCGTCATGAAGGCCGCGCCCATCGGGGCGTTCGGCGCCTTCGCCTTCACCATCGGCGCCTATGGCATCGCCTCCATCGCCAATCTGGCGGCGCTGATCGTCACCTTCTACGCCACGGCCATCATCTTCGTGGTCGGCGTGCTGGGCCTGGTGGGGATCGCCAACGGCTTCTCGATCCTGAAGCTGATCCGGTATCTGAAGGAAGAACTGCTGCTGGTGCTGGGCACCTCCAGCTCCGAGGCCGCCCTGCCCAGTCTGATCTCCAAGATGGAGCGGGCCGGCGCCGCCAAGTCGGTGGTCGGCCTGGTCGTGCCCACCGGCTATTCGTTCAATCTGGACGGCACCAACATCTATATGACGATGGCGGCCCTGTTCATCGCCCAGGCGCTGAACATCGACCTGACGATCTGGCAGCAGATCACCCTGCTGCTGGTGGCCATGCTCAGCTCCAAGGGGGCGGCGGGCATCACAGGCGCGGGCTTCATCACCTTGGCGGCGACCCTGTCGGTCGTGCCGGACGTGCCGGTCGCCGGCATGGCGCTGATCCTGGGCATCGACCGCTTCATGAGCGAGTGCCGGGCCCTGACCAACTTCATCGGCAACGCCGTGGCGACCATCGTGGTGGCCCGCTGGGAGAACGCGCTGGATCGCGACGCCCTGACCGCAGCGCTGAACGGACAACCACAGCCGATCGCCGCCGGACCCGATCCAGCGGCCGGACCCGGAGACGATCTGGTCCTCGCCAAGGACTGA